One Microbacterium sp. zg-B96 genomic region harbors:
- a CDS encoding class E sortase, with the protein MPETSVALRTRRRPADSRRPVNVFGVLGEILITLGVIVLLYVAWQMWIGDAIIAGERQTEARELSRQWSEQAQPQPATPEPEAAAEPAPAEPIVPAQVGNAEVFATLHIPRFGDGWVFPVAEGTSKSRVLDPIGIGHYPNTAMPGAVGNVALAAHRYTHGAPFEHVPSLRIGDAIVIETPDGWFTYRFRNLEYVRPSEVAVLEPVPQQVGVAPDGRYLTLTTCSPMWSTDERIAAYAVYESFTPRDQGEPESLTLAGEA; encoded by the coding sequence GTGCCCGAGACTTCCGTAGCGCTTCGCACGCGCCGCCGCCCGGCCGACAGCCGGCGCCCGGTGAACGTCTTCGGGGTGCTCGGGGAGATCCTCATCACCCTCGGCGTGATCGTGCTGCTGTACGTCGCGTGGCAGATGTGGATCGGCGACGCGATCATCGCCGGCGAGCGGCAGACCGAGGCACGCGAGCTGAGCCGGCAGTGGTCGGAACAGGCTCAGCCGCAGCCGGCGACCCCCGAGCCGGAGGCCGCAGCGGAACCCGCACCGGCCGAGCCCATCGTGCCGGCGCAAGTCGGCAACGCCGAGGTGTTCGCCACGTTGCACATCCCGCGCTTCGGCGACGGCTGGGTGTTCCCGGTGGCCGAAGGGACCAGCAAGTCACGAGTGCTCGACCCCATCGGGATCGGCCACTACCCGAACACCGCGATGCCCGGCGCCGTCGGTAACGTCGCACTGGCCGCGCACCGCTACACCCACGGCGCCCCATTCGAGCATGTCCCCTCGCTGCGGATCGGCGACGCGATCGTGATCGAGACGCCCGACGGCTGGTTCACCTACCGCTTCCGCAACCTCGAGTACGTCCGCCCCAGCGAAGTCGCGGTGCTCGAACCCGTGCCGCAGCAGGTCGGTGTGGCCCCCGACGGGCGCTACCTGACGCTGACCACGTGCAGTCCGATGTGGTCGACCGACGAGCGCATCGCCGCGTATGCGGTGTACGAATCGTTCACCCCGCGCGACCAAGGCGAACCCGAATCCCTCACCCTGGCAGGAGAAGCCTGA
- a CDS encoding gamma-glutamyl-gamma-aminobutyrate hydrolase family protein (Members of this family of hydrolases with an active site Cys residue belong to MEROPS family C26.), which yields MTRVLVVDNHDSFVHTLVGYLGELGAMASVVEADEIIDPAAAIAGYDGVLISPGPGTPARAGASIAVVHAAAERRMPLLGVCLGHQAIGEAFGATVTHAPELMHGMTSDVHHDGGPLYAGLPAPFVAGRYHSLAIVAGTLPAELIVAARTETGVVMGVTHRTLPIDGVQFHPESVLTEGGYRLLGNWLERVGVGGAAARGSQLRPHRGGAGYSPVQ from the coding sequence ATGACTCGCGTGCTCGTCGTGGACAACCACGACAGCTTCGTGCACACCCTGGTCGGCTACCTGGGGGAGTTGGGAGCGATGGCATCCGTCGTCGAGGCCGATGAGATCATCGACCCCGCCGCCGCCATCGCCGGATACGACGGAGTGCTCATCTCGCCCGGCCCCGGCACGCCCGCCCGCGCCGGCGCGTCCATCGCCGTCGTCCACGCGGCGGCCGAGCGACGGATGCCGCTGCTCGGAGTGTGCCTGGGTCACCAGGCGATCGGAGAGGCGTTCGGGGCGACAGTGACCCACGCCCCCGAACTCATGCACGGCATGACCAGCGATGTCCACCACGATGGTGGACCGCTCTACGCCGGACTGCCTGCTCCGTTCGTCGCAGGCAGGTACCACTCGCTCGCGATCGTCGCCGGTACCCTCCCCGCCGAGCTCATCGTCGCCGCCCGCACCGAGACCGGGGTGGTGATGGGAGTGACGCACCGCACGCTGCCGATCGACGGCGTGCAGTTCCACCCGGAGAGCGTGCTCACCGAGGGCGGCTATCGGCTGCTGGGCAATTGGCTCGAGCGCGTGGGCGTGGGTGGTGCCGCCGCCCGTGGGTCGCAGCTACGGCCCCACCGGGGCGGGGCGGGCTACTCGCCGGTGCAGTAG
- a CDS encoding cell division protein CrgA, translating into MAPSENGGDSVTERSEGDATPNPVWFKPIMFGLMLLGLVWVLVFYLSSMQYPIPGIDAWNLVIGFGIAFIGFLMTTRWR; encoded by the coding sequence ATGGCACCTTCCGAAAACGGCGGCGACTCGGTCACCGAACGCAGCGAGGGCGACGCGACCCCCAACCCCGTCTGGTTCAAGCCCATCATGTTCGGGCTGATGCTGTTGGGCCTGGTGTGGGTGCTCGTCTTCTACCTGAGCAGCATGCAGTACCCGATCCCCGGCATCGACGCCTGGAACCTTGTGATCGGCTTCGGCATCGCCTTCATCGGCTTCCTGATGACGACGCGCTGGCGCTGA
- a CDS encoding rhomboid family intramembrane serine protease has protein sequence MTSADFRTNPENFCYRHPDRQSFVLCQRCLRTICPECQTQMPVGVICPECLRDQQQSAKVTRMPSRRKARWQSTSTDTRPLATYALLIVTSVVSLIAMIPGIGGVVSTYLAFNSAFLFPGPGFQPWRLLTVTLVHAGVWHLLLNMLALWALGRSLEPLLGRGRFLALYALSGLGGSVLVALLAPGTWVVGASGAVWGLLGAMFVIGRHLGVNVTAIAILLGLNLVITFLPGSGISWQAHIGGGLVGALVGLIFARTRAVRQRRSQIWLLIAVAGGLLALLVVPVLVYG, from the coding sequence GTGACTTCCGCGGACTTCCGCACCAATCCGGAGAATTTCTGCTACCGGCATCCGGACCGGCAGAGCTTCGTGCTGTGCCAGCGGTGTCTGCGGACGATCTGCCCGGAATGCCAAACGCAGATGCCGGTCGGAGTGATCTGCCCGGAGTGCCTGCGCGATCAGCAGCAGTCGGCGAAAGTGACGCGGATGCCATCGCGCCGTAAGGCGCGGTGGCAGTCCACGTCCACCGATACGCGGCCGCTGGCGACCTATGCGCTCCTGATCGTCACGTCGGTGGTGTCGCTCATCGCGATGATCCCCGGTATCGGCGGCGTGGTGTCCACGTACCTGGCGTTCAACAGCGCATTCCTGTTCCCCGGACCGGGTTTCCAGCCGTGGCGTCTGCTCACGGTGACGCTTGTGCACGCGGGTGTCTGGCATCTGCTGCTGAACATGCTGGCGCTGTGGGCGCTGGGCCGGAGCCTCGAGCCCCTCCTGGGGCGCGGGCGCTTCCTTGCGCTCTACGCGCTCAGCGGGCTGGGCGGATCGGTGCTGGTGGCGTTGCTTGCACCCGGTACGTGGGTCGTGGGTGCCTCGGGCGCGGTCTGGGGCCTGCTGGGCGCGATGTTCGTGATCGGGCGTCACTTGGGCGTCAACGTCACCGCGATCGCGATCCTGCTGGGGCTCAACCTCGTGATCACGTTCCTGCCTGGTTCGGGAATCTCATGGCAGGCCCACATCGGCGGCGGCCTCGTGGGCGCGCTGGTCGGGCTCATCTTTGCGCGCACGCGCGCGGTACGCCAGCGGCGCAGCCAGATCTGGCTGCTCATCGCGGTCGCCGGGGGGCTTCTCGCACTGCTCGTTGTGCCGGTGCTGGTCTACGGCTGA
- a CDS encoding serine/threonine-protein kinase: MRPTQGVTFGGRYELDSRIAIGGMGEVWEATDHVIGRTVAIKILKDEYMGDPGFLERFRAEARHAALVNHEGIASVFDYGEENGSAFLVMELVPGEALSTILEREGSLSTDKTLDIVAQTSLALQAAHAAGLVHRDIKPGNLLITPDGRVKITDFGIARIADQVPLTATGQVMGTVQYLSPEQASGHSATPATDVYSLGIVAYECLAGKRPFTGESQVAIAMAQINEQPPPLPPTVEVPVRNLVLAMIAKKPDERPATASAVARAATALRRGDIAAAAAAVPAITGGAAVDEVTQLLTPGLSTQDATRILPATAAMDGVDGEGEPTEGKPKRKRSPWTWPLIALIALLVLVLGGTVWALLAGQEPEPAPSTSSAAPTPRDTPTTEPSPDTVNVSASDLEGLTCEEASAVLDELGLGARCVTGDAAPDEGSQGLVYRVNPTANVPVGTVIELTVYGDQVPLEAPAAPSLPATVDAGSTVRVSWPGYSCPSGQGSVSSYNLSATNAVFPVSGQSTAPFGGGERAGDLQITGGSGQTVIVTYTVTCSGGSAGQRVTGTSGEAVAQIQAVVTPSPEPTGGAEPEEDNTPGG, from the coding sequence ATGAGACCGACGCAAGGGGTGACCTTCGGCGGCCGTTACGAACTGGACTCGCGGATCGCGATCGGCGGCATGGGCGAGGTGTGGGAGGCAACCGACCACGTCATCGGCCGTACCGTCGCCATCAAGATCCTCAAAGACGAGTACATGGGCGACCCCGGCTTCCTCGAGCGTTTCCGCGCCGAGGCTCGGCACGCGGCCCTCGTCAACCATGAGGGCATTGCTAGCGTCTTCGACTACGGCGAGGAGAACGGCAGCGCCTTCCTCGTCATGGAGCTCGTGCCGGGTGAGGCCCTGTCGACCATCCTCGAGCGCGAAGGGTCGCTGTCCACCGACAAGACCCTCGACATCGTGGCGCAGACCTCGCTCGCACTGCAGGCCGCGCACGCCGCGGGCCTCGTGCACCGCGACATCAAGCCGGGAAACCTGCTCATCACGCCCGACGGTCGGGTCAAGATCACCGACTTCGGCATCGCCCGCATCGCCGACCAGGTGCCGCTGACGGCCACGGGTCAGGTCATGGGCACGGTGCAGTACCTCTCCCCGGAGCAGGCCTCGGGACACTCGGCGACTCCGGCGACCGACGTCTACTCGCTGGGAATCGTCGCCTACGAATGCCTCGCCGGCAAGCGGCCCTTCACGGGCGAGTCGCAGGTGGCCATCGCGATGGCCCAGATCAACGAGCAGCCGCCGCCGCTGCCGCCGACGGTCGAAGTCCCGGTGCGCAACCTCGTCCTGGCCATGATCGCCAAGAAGCCCGATGAGCGCCCCGCCACCGCCTCCGCCGTCGCCCGCGCCGCCACGGCGCTGCGTCGCGGCGACATCGCCGCCGCCGCGGCCGCCGTGCCCGCCATCACCGGCGGCGCAGCCGTGGACGAGGTCACGCAACTGCTCACGCCGGGGCTGTCGACACAGGATGCCACCCGCATCCTCCCCGCCACCGCCGCGATGGACGGCGTCGACGGCGAGGGCGAGCCCACCGAGGGCAAACCCAAGCGCAAACGCAGCCCGTGGACCTGGCCGCTGATCGCCCTCATCGCACTGCTGGTGCTTGTGCTGGGCGGCACGGTGTGGGCGCTGCTGGCCGGCCAGGAGCCGGAGCCGGCTCCCAGTACCTCGTCGGCCGCTCCGACCCCCCGCGATACGCCCACCACCGAGCCCAGTCCCGACACGGTGAACGTCTCGGCATCCGATCTCGAAGGCCTCACGTGTGAGGAGGCCTCGGCCGTCCTCGACGAGCTGGGACTCGGGGCGCGCTGCGTCACCGGCGACGCCGCACCCGACGAGGGCAGCCAGGGGCTCGTCTACCGGGTGAACCCCACCGCGAACGTGCCGGTGGGCACGGTGATCGAACTCACCGTCTACGGTGACCAGGTGCCGCTCGAGGCGCCCGCCGCGCCCAGCCTGCCCGCCACGGTCGACGCCGGCAGCACGGTGCGGGTCAGCTGGCCCGGGTACTCCTGCCCGTCCGGTCAGGGCAGCGTCAGCTCGTACAACCTCTCCGCCACCAACGCCGTATTCCCCGTCAGCGGGCAATCCACGGCACCGTTCGGCGGCGGTGAACGTGCCGGCGACCTGCAGATCACCGGCGGGAGCGGCCAGACCGTCATCGTCACCTACACCGTCACCTGCTCCGGCGGCAGCGCCGGCCAGCGCGTCACCGGCACCTCCGGCGAGGCCGTCGCCCAGATTCAGGCAGTGGTCACCCCCAGCCCTGAGCCCACCGGCGGCGCCGAGCCCGAAGAAGACAACACCCCCGGCGGCTGA
- the pknB gene encoding Stk1 family PASTA domain-containing Ser/Thr kinase, which yields MSVSAEPRVLSGRYRIDELIGRGGMARVYRGYDLTLGRPVAIKILKRDLAEDSAFRTRFRLEAQAASRMSHPTIVRVYDAGEDSETDADGSVHPVPYIVMELVQGALLKDLIADGPLPATTAVRYVDGILEALEYSHRAGVVHRDIKPGNVMVTEAGQVKVMDFGIARAVSDSSSTVADTTAILGTAAYFSPEQAKGEPVDARADVYSTGVVLYELLTGRQPFRGETPVAVAYQHVSETPVPPSEVNPDVPRGLDAVVLRALAKDPFQRFQDAAGFREALDATVDGKTPSKRQVGALTNQLYGPDPRQAQDTARSLRQLSTDTTMTRTQSGPPVAWIWAGVALLAVLLVSVLFWVVTIQPGSSVPDNARIVPDVVDMAYDRAEELLVAEELEPDRIEEASDDIAAGNVIRTEPQAGTSMAIGEKVNVYVSTGIETTSVPPLVGLDRAAAEQALTAAGLRMGIVTARNDPAAAEGFVLSASQPEGTQVPTGTAVDLEVATGRVTLVDVSGYRLDAAVRELESDEMQFTVVTVEDPSCPATPGEPTVARQSVAPGDVPIHSTVELTYCTGE from the coding sequence ATGTCTGTGTCAGCTGAGCCGCGCGTGCTTTCCGGTCGCTATCGCATCGACGAACTCATCGGACGTGGCGGGATGGCACGCGTCTATCGCGGCTACGACCTCACCCTGGGACGGCCGGTCGCGATCAAGATCCTCAAGCGCGACCTCGCCGAAGACAGCGCGTTCCGCACCCGCTTCCGCCTTGAGGCGCAGGCCGCGTCGCGCATGTCCCACCCCACGATCGTGCGGGTCTACGACGCCGGCGAGGACTCCGAGACGGATGCGGATGGCTCGGTGCACCCGGTTCCGTACATCGTCATGGAGCTCGTGCAGGGCGCGCTGCTGAAGGACCTCATCGCCGACGGTCCGTTGCCGGCGACCACTGCGGTGCGCTACGTCGACGGCATCCTCGAGGCGCTGGAGTACTCGCACCGTGCGGGAGTCGTGCACCGCGACATCAAACCGGGCAACGTCATGGTCACCGAGGCCGGCCAGGTGAAGGTGATGGACTTCGGCATCGCCCGTGCCGTCTCCGACTCCTCCTCGACCGTCGCCGACACCACCGCGATCCTCGGCACCGCGGCGTACTTCTCGCCCGAGCAGGCCAAGGGTGAGCCCGTCGACGCCCGTGCCGATGTCTACTCGACGGGGGTCGTGCTCTACGAGCTGCTCACCGGCCGTCAGCCGTTCCGCGGCGAGACCCCGGTGGCCGTTGCCTACCAGCACGTCAGCGAGACGCCGGTGCCGCCCAGCGAGGTCAACCCCGACGTGCCACGCGGACTCGATGCGGTGGTGCTGCGCGCGCTCGCGAAGGATCCCTTCCAGCGCTTTCAGGATGCCGCGGGATTCCGTGAGGCCCTCGACGCCACCGTTGACGGCAAGACGCCCTCCAAGCGTCAGGTCGGCGCGCTGACCAACCAGCTCTACGGTCCGGACCCCCGCCAGGCGCAGGACACCGCCCGGTCGCTGCGGCAGCTGAGCACCGACACCACGATGACCCGCACCCAGTCCGGTCCCCCGGTGGCGTGGATCTGGGCGGGCGTCGCGCTGCTGGCGGTCCTGCTCGTCTCGGTGTTGTTCTGGGTCGTGACGATCCAGCCGGGTTCCAGTGTCCCCGACAACGCGCGCATCGTGCCGGACGTCGTGGACATGGCCTACGACCGGGCCGAGGAGCTGCTGGTCGCCGAGGAACTCGAGCCCGACCGGATCGAAGAGGCCAGCGACGACATCGCGGCAGGCAACGTCATCCGCACCGAACCGCAGGCTGGCACATCGATGGCCATCGGCGAGAAGGTCAACGTGTACGTCTCCACCGGAATCGAGACCACTTCGGTGCCGCCCCTCGTCGGGCTGGACCGCGCTGCGGCCGAGCAGGCGCTCACCGCGGCGGGATTGCGGATGGGGATCGTGACCGCCCGCAATGATCCCGCCGCTGCCGAGGGTTTCGTGCTCTCCGCCTCGCAGCCCGAGGGGACCCAGGTCCCCACGGGCACCGCGGTGGACCTCGAGGTTGCCACCGGCCGGGTCACGCTGGTCGACGTGTCCGGGTACCGACTGGACGCGGCGGTGCGCGAACTCGAATCAGACGAGATGCAGTTCACCGTCGTGACCGTCGAAGACCCCTCCTGCCCCGCGACGCCGGGAGAGCCCACCGTGGCCAGGCAGTCCGTCGCCCCCGGCGACGTGCCGATCCATTCGACGGTGGAACTGACCTACTGCACCGGCGAGTAG